A portion of the Phocoena sinus isolate mPhoSin1 chromosome 9, mPhoSin1.pri, whole genome shotgun sequence genome contains these proteins:
- the MACC1 gene encoding LOW QUALITY PROTEIN: metastasis-associated in colon cancer protein 1 (The sequence of the model RefSeq protein was modified relative to this genomic sequence to represent the inferred CDS: inserted 2 bases in 2 codons; deleted 1 base in 1 codon; substituted 1 base at 1 genomic stop codon), which translates to MLTSEKAHFXSGGISRSTSEGNLXDMEAQKSSKNCNITECRDPVLPFNWPDDFTLHGNSASNAMNPFWNELSASNPFLDDIIQLRNNQKRHNISILKEDPFLFFREVETGNSFGSSGDELDVHQLLRQSSSRKSERSKSVSELLDILDDTAHAHQNIHNSDQILEQDLEWLQNDREAYRMAWLSQHHLACSCLDLNTINQSPGWAQTQVAETTIVCKLNYQGGSVQLPESDITVHVPQGHVAVGEYQQVSRRAFLDPPQMLNHDLSCTVSPLLGIMLGILNTMEAILLEMKIGAEVKEDPFSQVMTEVVCFHSLGKEGPFKVLNNCYIYKDTIQVKLVDLSQAMYLVVAAQTKGTQSPAATIXDYIHKSTSVGTYGHNYIHPSFAAIFTVCGHSYMPGRLTISDIKKGEVLPCVFQLWGKHSFLLEKPQDLSISVFSCDPDFEVKVEGKGKEIKQKQLQSGQVVHQQLLFSLVDSREMHLFVFRVQVEPPNGRPVTQFFITAPDPAPNLKSLSNLPGDLQKEKEIKSAPLLPTVHVKYPTFQNKNLNFANYGVTLKTVLRQSKIDYLPEYFKGDTVALLGEGKVKAIGRSKVKEWYVGVLRGRIGLLHCKNVKVIEKEQVMSMSDNVFKTRNLLEQITLPLKKLTYNYSVVLTLVSEKVYDWKVLADVLGYSHLALEDFDRIQADKESEKVSYVVKKLKEDFHADRNTRKFLYELTVALLKTDCQGLVAHLVQEAASLTSAVKLGKGWRKLAEKLVRLTKRQMEAYEIPHQGKAGDVAVELMWKPACDFLYTWSAHCGNSYRDVLQDLQSALDRMKNPVTKQRRDLTGALILVNSLEVLRATAFSTSEEV; encoded by the exons ATGTTAACCAGTGAAAAAGCCCATT GGTCAGGAGGAATTTCACGAAGTACATCTGAAGGAAATT TTGACATGGAAGcccaaaaatcctcaaaaaattgCAATATTACAG AGTGTAGAGAT CCAGTTTTGCCTTTCAATTGGCCTGATGATTTCACACTTCATGGCAATAGTGCTTCCAATGCTATGAATCCATTCTGGAATGAACTGTCCGCATCTAACCCATTTTTGGATGACATAATTCAGCTAAGAAATAACCAGAAGAGACATAATATTTCCATCTTGAAGGaagatccttttcttttttttagagaaGTAGAAACTGGAAATTCTTTTGGTTCTTCTGGTGATGAACTTGACGTGCATCAGTTGCTTAGGCAGTCTTCCTCAAGGAAATCTGAAAGATCTAAAAGTGTTTCAGAACTTTTGGACATTTTAGATGACACAGCACATGCCCATCAGAATATACATAACTCTGACCAGATCTTAGAACAAGACTTAGAATGGCTTCAAAATGATCGAGAGGCTTATAGAATGGCTTGGTTAAGTCAACACCACCTGGCCTGCTCCTGCCTAGATTTGAATACAATTAATCAGAGTCCTGGATGGGCCCAAACACAAGTTGCAGAGACCACAATAGTTTGCAAATTAAACTACCAGGGAGGGTCAGTACAATTACCTGAATCAGATATCACTGTTCATGTGCCCCAAGGCCATGTAGCTGTGGGAGAATACCAACAGGTATCTCGAAGGGCTTTTCTAGATCCTCCACAGATGCTAAACCATGATCTTTCATGCACTGTAAGCCCACTGTTGGGAATCATGTTAGGTATCCTTAACACAATGGAAGCCATTTTGCTAGAGATGAAAATTGGAGCTGAAGTGAAAGAGGATCCTTTCAGCCAAGTCATGACAGAAGTGGTGTGTTTTCACAGCCTGGGTAAAGAAGGCCCTTTTAAAGTATTAAACAATTGC TACATTTATAAAGACACCATCCAAGTCAAGCTAGTAGACTTGAGTCAGGCAATGTATCTAGTGGTTGCTGCACAAACTAAAGGTACTCAGTCACCAGCTGCCACCATTTAGGATTATATCCACAAAAGCACCTCGGTTGGAACTTATGGGCATAACTATATCCATCCCAGTTTCGCTGCTATTTTCACAGTTTGTGGACATAGTTATATGCCAGGAAGGCTTACAATCTCTGATATTAAGAAGGGtgaggtgcttccctg TGTGTTTCAGCTCTGGGGGAAGCATTCCTTCTTACTTGAAAAGCCACAAGATTTAagtatttctgtcttttcatgtGATCCTGATTTTGAAGTAAAggtagaaggaaaagggaaagaaattaaacaaaagcaGTTGCAATCAGGTCAAGTAGTTCATCAACAATTATTATTCTCTTTAGTTGACTCCAGAGAAATGCACTTGTTTGTTTTCCGTGTTCAAGTGGAGCCTCCCAATGGTAGGCCAGTTACACAGTTCTTTATTACTGCACCTGATCCAGCCCCAAACCTAAAAAGCCTCTCAAATCTGCCAGGTGATttgcagaaggagaaggaaatcaaGTCTGCTCCTTTATTACCAACAGTGCATGTTAAATATCctacatttcaaaacaaaaatttgaaCTTTGCCAACTATGGGGTAACCCTGAAGACAGTGCTAAGACAAAGCAAGATTGACTACTTACCTGAATATTTCAAAGGGGACACAGTAGCTCTTCTTGGAGAAGGTAAAGTAAAAGCCATTGGACGGTCCAAAGTGAAAGAATGGTATGTGGGAGTCCTGAGAGGTAGGATTGGACTTTTACATTGCAAAAATGTCAAGGTGATTGAAAAGGAACAAGTAATGTCTATGTCAGATAATGTCTTCAAAACCAGGAATCTTCTTGAACAAATTACCCTGCCTCTTAAAAAACTGACTTACAACTACTCAGTTGTATTGACCTTGGTGTCAGAAAAAGTTTATGATTGGAAAGTTTTAGCTGATGTCCTAGGTTACTCACATCTGGCACTGGAAGATTTTGATCGAATACAAGCAgacaaagaatcagaaaaagttTCTTATGTTGTAAAGAAGTTAAAGGAAGATTTTCATGCAGATAGAAATACCAGGAAGTTTCTTTATGAACTTACTGTG GCTCTGCTGAAGACTGATTGCCAGGGGTTAGTAGCACATCTCGTCCAAGAGGCTGCTAGTCTGACTTCAGCTGTCAAGCTTGGAAAAGGCTGGAGGAAACTAGCTGAAAAGTTAGTACGACTCACAAAGCGACAAATGGAGGCATATGAAATTCCTCACCAAGGAAAAGCTGGAGATGTTGCTGTAGAG